One Urechidicola croceus genomic window, GGAGTAGGAGTAGAAAAAAATGACAATGCCAATGGAAATTCATGGTTTGTAAATCAGTTAAATTTTGTTACTGATGCGAATCAAGAAATTATAGCCTTGGATAGTTTAAATACAAAGAATACTGCTATTTTAAGACAAGAATATGCTACAAATTTAAAAAACACTTACGAAATTGATACTACTGCCAATATAAAGTTAAAAACGTATAAGTCTAATGAGTTGATTTATGAAAGTAATTCAAGTTCAACTCAATTTGCTGTGTTCTCAGAAATATATTATAAAAATGGATGGAATGCTTATATAGATGGTGAATTGACAAATATATATCCAGTCAATTACGTGTTGAGAGGTTTGGAAATCCCAAAAGGAAAACATACAATAGAATTTAAGTTTGAGCCAACTGTAATTCAAAAAGGAAATACTTATACATTGATTTCATACGCTTTATTATTGTTGATTCCGATTGGATGGTTTTTTATTGAAAAAAGAAAAAAACTAGATTCTTAAGTTATGAGAATCGGAATGATTTTAGACTACACTTTTCCACCAGATCCACGTGTGGAAAATGAAGCAATTTCATTGATTAAAAGAGGTCATGAAGTGTTTTTGTTTTGCTTGAGTTATAGTGAAAATAAAAAAAATGAATTGATTAATGGAATTCAAGTTAAGAGATATAAGTCAAATAAATTAGAGTATAAACTATCTGCATTGGCATATACATTTCCGTTTTATACTAACTCGATGAAACGAAAAATTTCTCATTTTTTAAATAAAAATAAAATAGAAGCAATTCATATTCATGATATGCGTATAGCAGAAGCAGTTTTTAAAGCAAATAAAAAATTAAAGTTACCAACTGTTTTAGATTTACATGATAATATGCCAGAAATTATGAAGTTGTATCCTCATCTTCAAAAATTCCCTGGAAAACAATTAATTTCCCCTAAAAAATGGAAACTAAAAGAAGAAGAGTTTATTTCTAAAGCAGATAAAATAATTACTGTTTCTCAAGAATTTATTAATGAAGTTGTTAAGAGAACTAAGATTCCTGAAGAAAAAATTGTTTTAGTACCAAATACGGTACATCAATCATTTTATAAAGAAGCCGTAATTGATGAGTCTATAGTTGAGATGTATAAGAATTATTTTGTGATTCTATATCTAGGAGATACTGGTTTAAGAAGGGGTTTACAAACAGCGATTGAATCGATAACAACTTTAAAAAATAAAATTCCAAATGTTAAATTGGTTATAGTTGGAAAAAATACAACAGATACTATTTTAAAAAAACAAGTTGAAGACTTAAAAGTTGAGAATTATGTTGATTTTCAAGGTTGGCAAAATGTAAAATTATTCCCTTCCTATATTACAGCAAGTGATGTGTGTATTTCTCCCTTACATCGAAATATTCAGCATGATGTTGCATATGCCAATAAACTGTTTCAGTACATGAGTTTTGAAAAACCAGTTTTGGTTAGTAATGCTATTGCTCAAAAAAATCTAATTCAAAGAACTAAAGCGGGATTAGTGCATAACGAAAGAGATTCAAAAGATTTTTCGGATAAAGTTTTGCAATTGTATAATAATAAAGAGTTAAGAAATAGTTTTGGTGAAAATGGTAAAAACTTTATTGAAGAAGTGTTTTGTTGGGAGAAAACGTCGGAAAAATTAGTAGAATTATATGACAATTTAAAAAATTGAAAGTACTTATAATTACATATTATTGGCCTCCTGCAGGCGGAAGTGGTGTTCAACGTTGGTTGAAGTTTGTAAAGTATTTACAAGGTTTTGGTATAGAACCAATAGTTTATACAGTTGATAACCCATCGTATGCTTTACAGGATGAAAGTTTGATTGATGAAGTGCCAAACAATATTGAAGTTTTGCGTCAGCCTATATGGGAGCCAAATAATTTATTGGGTAAAAAGAAACAAACAAGTGCAGGATTTTTAAGTGCCAATCCAAGTTTTACAGGTAAGATTTTACAATATGTTAGAGCTAATTATTTTATTCCTGATGCTCGTAAATTCTGGATAAAACCATCAGTAAAGTTCTTGTCAAATTATATTGAAAATAATAAGGTAGATGTTGTTATTACTACTGGTCCACCACATAGTATGCATTTGATAGGTCTAGAATTAAAGAAAAAACTTAATGTGAAATGGATCTCTGATTTT contains:
- a CDS encoding glycosyltransferase family 4 protein, with amino-acid sequence MRIGMILDYTFPPDPRVENEAISLIKRGHEVFLFCLSYSENKKNELINGIQVKRYKSNKLEYKLSALAYTFPFYTNSMKRKISHFLNKNKIEAIHIHDMRIAEAVFKANKKLKLPTVLDLHDNMPEIMKLYPHLQKFPGKQLISPKKWKLKEEEFISKADKIITVSQEFINEVVKRTKIPEEKIVLVPNTVHQSFYKEAVIDESIVEMYKNYFVILYLGDTGLRRGLQTAIESITTLKNKIPNVKLVIVGKNTTDTILKKQVEDLKVENYVDFQGWQNVKLFPSYITASDVCISPLHRNIQHDVAYANKLFQYMSFEKPVLVSNAIAQKNLIQRTKAGLVHNERDSKDFSDKVLQLYNNKELRNSFGENGKNFIEEVFCWEKTSEKLVELYDNLKN